A region from the Gossypium hirsutum isolate 1008001.06 chromosome A08, Gossypium_hirsutum_v2.1, whole genome shotgun sequence genome encodes:
- the LOC107946924 gene encoding DNA-directed RNA polymerases I and III subunit RPAC2, translated as MEHGSFTDNSVATFSLTDEDHTIANAVRFTLNQDPRVTFCGYSIPHPSEARVNIRVETTGDPARKVLKDACQYLMLMCRHVRCTFDKAVEDFKASNAVKAMKIDSQDSSGDDSEESE; from the exons ATGGAACACGGGTCTTTCACTGATAATAGTGTTGCCACTTTTTCTTTAACTGATGAGGATCATACCATAGCTAACGCTGTTAGATTCACTTTGAATCAAGA CCCAAGGGTTACATTCTGTGGCTACAGTATTCCTCATCCTTCAGAGGCTCGAGTTAATATTAGAGTTGAAACCACTG GTGATCCAGCAAGAAAGGTATTGAAAGATGCATGTCAATATCTGATGTTGATGTGTAGGCATGTGAGGTGCACTTTTGACAAGGCTGTTGAAGATTTTAAAGCAAGCAATGCTGTGAAGGCTATGAAAATTGATTCACAAGACAGTAGTGGTGATGATTCAGAAGAGAGTGAATGA
- the LOC107946934 gene encoding B2 protein, which produces MENNQQSFWHFSDQLRIQNSNLANLSLNDSIWSNSYVSKRPDERRNFDIRVGGEVNSVNNLKPKVSDFNSFNNDGWKIGATTNNIGFGPIAPKNTGINGGFNKGVYSKPANNNNFNVNLKGNKNRGEDDHGSKSGKKNSNKKKNNNSDNNNNETKDGGSAADKRFKTLPPSEALSRNETVGGYIFVCNNDTMQENLKRQLFGLPPRYRDSVRAITPGLPLFLYNYSTHQLHGIFEAASFGGTNIDPTAWEDKKCPGESRFPAQVRVLTRKICEPLEEDSFRPILHHYDGPKFRLELNVPEALSLLDIFAEQDP; this is translated from the exons ATGGAGAACAACCAGCAATCATTTTGGCATTTCAGTGATCAACTTAGGATCCAAAATTCCAATTTGGCTAATCTTTCGCTCAACGATTCCATATGGAGCAACAGTTATGTCTCTAAAAGGCCTGATGAAAGGAGGAATTTTGATATCAGAGTCGGTGGTGAAGTTAATTCTGTTAACAACTTGAAGCCCAAAGTCTCtgatttcaattctttcaacaaTGATGGATGGAAAATTGGAGCCACCACCAACAACATAGGGTTCGGCCCCATCGCTCCGAAGAATACCGGAATCAACGGAGGATTCAACAAAGGGGTTTATTCGAAGCCGGCGAATAACAATAATTTCAATGTTAATTTGAAGGGGAATAAGAATAGAGGAGAGGATGATCATGGTAGCAAAAGCGGGAAGAAGAATAGTAACAAGAAGAAGAACAATAACAGCGACAATAACAACAACGAAACTAAAGATGGGGGGAGTGCTGCTGACAAGAGGTTCAAGACACTGCCACCGTCCGAGGCTTTGTCTAGGAACGAAACTGTTGGAGGCTACATCTTTGTTTGCAACAACGATACCATGCAAGAGAATCTCAAGAGACAGCTCTTTG GTTTGCCTCCACGTTACCGAGATTCAGTCCGGGCCATAACTCCGGGTCTGCCTCTTTTCCTCTACAATTACTCCACCCACCAGCTCCATGGAATATTTGAG GCTGCAAGCTTTGGAGGAACAAACATCGATCCAACAGCTTGGGAGGACAAGAAATGCCCTGGCGAGTCCCGCTTCCCTGCTCAG GTTCGGGTGTTAACAAGGAAAATCTGTGAGCCACTTGAGGAGGACTCCTTTAGGCCAATTCTCCACCACTACGATGGTCCCAAGTTCCGCCTTGAACTCAACGTGCCGGAG GCACTCTCCCTATTGGATATATTTGCTGAACAAGATCCTTAA